Proteins encoded by one window of Kineosporia sp. NBRC 101731:
- a CDS encoding polysaccharide biosynthesis tyrosine autokinase, producing the protein MTIVQYLHVLRRQWLVVLLLAALGLGAAYAYTDRQVRTYSATTEMFVGITGENQDSVTQMSQGSTFIQQRIKSYADVVTSPSVLDKVSAAYGVPISAGQISVTAPADTVLLDITVTDTDPKRAAIIANGIADKFPDYVSQLEKLPQQESSPVRLSVVESATESSVPVAPRVPLNLALGLLVGLGLGIGAAVLRDALNTSVTSISDIEKLTGAVPLGVVPFDPSTSKQPLVDSDEHGARAEAFRTLRTNLQFADVDSPPRVIVVTSPLPDEGKSTSACNLALTLALGGARVVLVDGDLRKPSVGRYLGISSGAGLTTVLAGRHDLRDVVTVYGRDTLAVLPSGPTPPNPSELLGSQQMADLLATLAEHYDVVVVDAPPLLPVTDAAVLAAAADGAVLVLRHGKTRKEDANRALQALDAVNAKLLGSVLNFAPKKKHRGGYDGYGYGYGYGDVSQAKPLPKIVRPAAVTLPEPESAPAPTP; encoded by the coding sequence GTGACCATCGTTCAGTACCTGCATGTGTTGCGCCGGCAGTGGCTCGTGGTGTTACTGCTCGCGGCTCTCGGCCTCGGCGCCGCGTACGCCTATACCGACCGCCAGGTGCGCACCTACTCGGCCACCACCGAGATGTTCGTCGGGATCACCGGCGAGAACCAGGACAGCGTCACCCAGATGAGCCAGGGCAGTACGTTCATCCAGCAGCGCATCAAGTCGTACGCCGACGTGGTCACCAGTCCGTCCGTACTCGACAAGGTCTCCGCCGCCTACGGGGTGCCGATCTCCGCGGGCCAGATCAGCGTGACCGCCCCGGCCGACACGGTGCTGCTCGACATCACCGTCACCGACACCGACCCGAAACGGGCCGCGATCATCGCCAACGGCATCGCCGACAAGTTCCCCGACTACGTCTCCCAGCTGGAAAAGCTTCCTCAGCAGGAGTCCTCGCCGGTGCGCCTGTCCGTGGTGGAGAGCGCTACGGAGTCCTCCGTCCCGGTCGCCCCGCGGGTGCCGCTGAACCTCGCACTCGGCCTGCTGGTCGGCCTCGGCCTGGGCATCGGCGCGGCCGTGCTGCGCGACGCCCTGAACACCTCGGTCACCAGCATCTCCGACATCGAGAAGCTCACCGGCGCAGTTCCTCTCGGCGTGGTGCCGTTCGACCCGAGCACCTCCAAGCAGCCGCTGGTCGACTCCGACGAACACGGTGCGCGGGCCGAGGCCTTCCGCACGCTGCGCACCAATCTCCAGTTCGCCGATGTCGACTCGCCGCCCCGCGTCATCGTGGTCACCTCTCCCCTACCGGACGAGGGAAAGAGCACCTCAGCCTGCAATCTCGCGCTCACCCTGGCCCTGGGCGGCGCCCGGGTGGTGCTGGTGGACGGCGACCTGCGCAAGCCCAGTGTCGGGCGGTACCTGGGTATCAGCAGCGGAGCGGGCCTGACCACCGTGCTCGCCGGCCGCCACGACCTGCGTGACGTGGTCACGGTCTACGGCCGCGACACCCTGGCCGTGCTCCCCTCCGGCCCCACTCCCCCGAACCCCTCGGAACTACTCGGTTCCCAGCAGATGGCCGACCTCCTCGCCACCCTGGCCGAGCACTACGACGTGGTCGTGGTCGACGCCCCGCCCCTGCTGCCCGTCACCGACGCGGCCGTGCTGGCCGCCGCGGCCGACGGCGCCGTGCTGGTGCTGCGCCACGGCAAGACCCGCAAGGAAGACGCCAACCGCGCCCTGCAGGCACTCGATGCCGTCAACGCCAAGCTGCTCGGATCAGTCCTGAACTTCGCCCCCAAGAAGAAGCACCGGGGCGGCTACGACGGGTACGGATACGGCTATGGGTACGGCGACGTCTCCCAGGCCAAGCCCCTCCCCAAGATCGTGCGCCCGGCCGCCGTCACCCTTCCCGAGCCCGAAAGCGCCCCGGCCCCAACCCCCTGA
- a CDS encoding tetratricopeptide repeat protein: MGFAEYLGVGTRTVSKWEARGADIEPMPELQAVLDTALARADRASAERFRLLIQAGTAARAAAGRRRGTVEKSPSSPAPVAPVSPVTRAVGPGRSVRAARANQNLADAAGRVARTSVRDRTTVPGRIRPRRRPGAPSDLSPVAPVTGPIALGGAGAQSGPGGPGGVAVHDWLTDPLVQLRAVDSVPEGGAPSVAPSLACAPPEGWETSWQEARRQNATEPPGGLLAVGRSDVEAVQETVSFFSRVDQRRGGGHARTAVLQYLTSDVSAFLNGRFTDDSVRRQMFAAAGELACLAGWMSYDDAEHPTAQWAYSIAVKLAAEADDAPLAGFALRAMSRQVLDLGQPERALDLAAASVNGERYRRAVPRERALLCLGQARALAMAGDRQAATVAVKQAEAELASVSASDVEPDRVFFVGEASLAHQSGCVLRDFGDLRGALEAFERAVQIRQRSKFARAHAITLGDLGDVQARLGRHDQAVVTWSQALDAMSGVRSARTRAIARRIRVMTASKPVRVEGSEELAARVEHYLAG, translated from the coding sequence GTGGGATTTGCCGAATATCTCGGTGTCGGCACCCGCACGGTGAGCAAGTGGGAGGCGCGTGGTGCTGACATCGAACCGATGCCAGAACTGCAGGCGGTGCTCGACACCGCCCTGGCCCGGGCAGACCGGGCCAGTGCCGAGAGATTCCGGCTGCTGATCCAGGCGGGTACGGCCGCAAGGGCCGCCGCGGGCAGACGGCGTGGCACGGTGGAGAAATCGCCTTCCTCACCGGCACCGGTGGCTCCGGTGTCCCCGGTGACGAGGGCGGTGGGTCCCGGGCGTTCGGTCCGGGCCGCCCGTGCCAACCAGAACCTGGCCGATGCGGCCGGCCGTGTGGCGCGTACCTCGGTGCGCGACCGCACGACGGTCCCCGGCCGGATCCGGCCCAGGCGGCGTCCCGGCGCGCCCTCGGACCTCTCACCGGTGGCTCCGGTGACAGGACCGATCGCGCTGGGTGGTGCCGGGGCTCAAAGTGGCCCGGGAGGTCCGGGAGGCGTGGCCGTCCACGATTGGCTGACCGACCCTCTGGTCCAGCTACGTGCGGTCGACTCGGTGCCGGAGGGCGGTGCGCCCTCGGTCGCGCCGTCATTGGCGTGCGCTCCGCCCGAGGGCTGGGAGACGAGCTGGCAGGAGGCCCGGAGGCAGAACGCCACCGAGCCGCCGGGCGGCCTTCTCGCGGTCGGGCGCAGCGATGTCGAGGCGGTGCAGGAGACCGTCTCGTTCTTCAGCCGTGTCGACCAGCGCCGGGGCGGTGGTCACGCCCGGACGGCGGTGCTGCAATACCTCACCTCCGACGTGTCCGCGTTCCTGAACGGCCGTTTCACCGACGACTCGGTGCGGCGGCAGATGTTCGCCGCGGCCGGGGAACTCGCGTGCCTGGCCGGGTGGATGTCGTACGACGACGCAGAACACCCGACGGCGCAGTGGGCCTACTCGATCGCGGTCAAGCTGGCCGCCGAGGCGGACGACGCACCGCTCGCCGGGTTCGCCCTGCGGGCCATGTCCCGGCAGGTGCTCGACCTCGGCCAGCCCGAGCGAGCACTCGACCTGGCCGCGGCCTCGGTCAACGGGGAGCGGTACCGGCGGGCCGTACCCCGGGAACGGGCTCTGCTCTGTCTGGGGCAGGCCCGGGCACTCGCCATGGCGGGTGACCGGCAGGCCGCCACGGTGGCGGTCAAACAGGCCGAGGCGGAGCTGGCCTCGGTCTCGGCGTCCGATGTCGAGCCCGACCGGGTGTTCTTCGTCGGGGAGGCCTCGCTGGCTCACCAGAGCGGTTGCGTGCTGCGTGACTTCGGAGACCTGCGGGGCGCGCTCGAGGCCTTCGAGCGGGCGGTCCAGATCCGACAGCGATCGAAGTTCGCGCGGGCCCATGCCATCACCCTGGGCGACCTGGGCGATGTCCAGGCCCGGCTCGGCCGGCACGACCAGGCCGTCGTGACCTGGTCCCAGGCGCTGGATGCGATGTCCGGCGTCCGCTCGGCCCGTACCCGCGCCATTGCCCGTCGCATCCGCGTGA